The sequence GGCTGGTAACCATTACTTTAAAATTACTTGGCAAGCTATATTGGAATCTAATAAATTCCTCTGGTCCGTCACGTAATAGAGTTTCTAGATTATCTATACATAGGAGAATATTACTACTATTTTGCTTTTCTATCGTATTTTCGAATAAACTGTCAATTCCATCATCAGATAAGTTACTCTCAGGTTCAAGAAAGTATAAAATCTCTTTCTTTATTTCAATGATGGAATCTACATTTTCAAGTTCTTTGATACCATCAACAGTTAAGTGATGTTTCTTTAGTGTTACATAACAAATACGACCAAACTCATTTCGAGCATCAGGGGATAAGCTTAATTCTTTTAAAAAGTCTAATGCTAAAGCTGTTTTACCAACTCCGCCGGGCGCAACTATTGCAATGAAATTAATTCTTTTGTTATTTATGGCTTTTAATACTTCTTTTTTCTCGTTTTTTCGACCTATTAACGATGTTATATCATGATCAAATTTTTCTGGGAGATTATTTTCAATCTCCCAGCTAACTTGTTTTAACCATTCTTCTGGCGGTTCTTTCAGTTGGCCACTCAAAGCGGCATAAAATGACTCTTGCACTAGGTTAAGTTGCAGAGCTTCAATCATCGGGTGAGATGCGATTGCAGCAGCACAGTACCAATAATGGTCATGGAAGGTTCTGCTCGGATGACTTATTTGGTTTCTAATAAAGAATAAGTTGATCTTAATGCAAAAATCTTTTAGCTCATTTAGTTTTTCATAATCACTAGAACCTTTTGATATTATTAATGCATAATTAAATATATCACTTATATAACTAGCTTCAATTAGAGCTGAAGTGTTATTTATTACACCTCTGCCTTTTTCTATCTCCTCTGCCGATCTAGCATCAAAATGCTCTTGGAGTAAATCTACATTTCTACTACCATTATCTCTTTTTATATAAGAGCCTAAGCTTTTCTCTAATGCATAAACTATCATACTTGTTTTAGTATCAAGAAATGTAGACATTATCTAAACTCTCCTGTTCATTAAGTCGCTTGATTTCTGTAAACATACGTTCCCCACCATTCCATGAGCTCACGTCTATGTAGTAGGTAAGTCGAACGATTATATGCTCTTCTAACCTCATTTTTATCACTGTGAGCAAGTGCTGCCTCAATTATATCAGCATTAAATCCAGCCTCATTCATAGCAGTACTAGCGATAGAACGTAAACCATGAGCGACCAGTTTGCCGCCATAGCCGATACGTTTTAATGCAGCGTTGGCTGTTTGGCTGTTCATCGGTTTCTTTGGGTCATTTCGACTGGGAAAAGCATGCTTACGATTTCCGCTTATAGGTTGCATTATTTCAAGAATATATAATGCCTGATCTGAAAGGGGAACTATGTGATCTCGTTTAGCTTTCATGCGTTCGGCAGGGATACACCATTCTCTTTTATCGATATCAATCTCTGACCATGCTGTCGCTGATGCCTCAGCTGGGCGTATTAGTGTCAATAATTGCCACTCAAGTAGGCAGCGGGTTGGTATCGAGAGATTGCTCATTGAAATAGTACGCATTAACTTGGGGAGTTCTTCTGGCCTTATGGTGGGCATATGCTGCTTTTTAGGCCTTTCAAACGCATTACCAATGCCTGATGCTGGGTTGGCATCAATCAAACCTACATTGACCGCATAAATCATTATCTCGTTTATACGTTGCACCAATCGCCTGACCGTCTCTAATGCCCCACGTGCTTTGATTGGCTCTAATACCTGAATTAGTGTACGTGCTTTGAGTTCTTGGACGGGAATATTTTCGATGCTGGGTAAGATGTCTTTTTCGATAGAACGCCAAATATCTTTCGCATGGGCTGCGCTAACGTGGCTTTCTTTCAACTCGAACCATTTGCGGGCGACATTCACAAAAATACTTTCCTCCGCTATCTGGAGCTTTTCAGCTTCTTCACCAGCCCTTGCTTGGGGATCTGTTCCTCGGACTAACATCGCTAGTTTCTCTGCGCGTATCTCTCTGGCATCAGCAAGGGATAGAGCAGGGTAAGCGCCGAGGCTGATCATAGTGCGTTTACTACTGTTAGGAAGCTGATAGCGGAAACGCCAAATTTTCTTGCCAGTGGTTTTGACTAACAAAAATAAGCCATCACCATCATGGAGAGTTAGGTCTTTATC comes from Yersinia canariae and encodes:
- a CDS encoding integrase domain-containing protein, with product MARTTRPLTHTEVQKAKAIDKDLTLHDGDGLFLLVKTTGKKIWRFRYQLPNSSKRTMISLGAYPALSLADAREIRAEKLAMLVRGTDPQARAGEEAEKLQIAEESIFVNVARKWFELKESHVSAAHAKDIWRSIEKDILPSIENIPVQELKARTLIQVLEPIKARGALETVRRLVQRINEIMIYAVNVGLIDANPASGIGNAFERPKKQHMPTIRPEELPKLMRTISMSNLSIPTRCLLEWQLLTLIRPAEASATAWSEIDIDKREWCIPAERMKAKRDHIVPLSDQALYILEIMQPISGNRKHAFPSRNDPKKPMNSQTANAALKRIGYGGKLVAHGLRSIASTAMNEAGFNADIIEAALAHSDKNEVRRAYNRSTYLLHRRELMEWWGTYVYRNQAT